A region of the Romboutsia hominis genome:
CTTATCATGATTAGTTAGTATAGAGTATAAAAAACTAAAAATTAGGGTTTAAAATTATAATATAGAGATTCGTAAATAGAAAGTAATAGAGAATAGGGGGAGACGTATGAAAAAGAGAAATGATGATTTTAATGAAAGAAGAGCTCATCTAGCAAATTTAAGTGATGAAGAATTAAAGAATAGATTTTGGAGCTTAGCAAGTGAAATAGTTGAACCGATGATAGAACTAGGAAGAAAAAATACCACACCATCAATAGAAAGATCAGTACTACTAAGAATGGGATTTTCTTCTTTAGAAGCTAAAGAAATAGTAAATGGTGTACTTGAAAATGGACTTATAGGAAAAGGTGCGGGGCATGTTGTTTATAAATTTTCCAAGGAAAAAAATATAAGTGTTCGCGAAGCTGGTCTTATGCTTATAGAAAATAAGTATTGGGATGAAGCAGTTAGTTTATTTGCGAAGGAGGGAGCACAATGTTAAAAGAAAATAAAAAATTAGATATAGAATATATATTAAAAGATCTAGAAAATTATAGACCAAAAAGAAGAGGCTGGACATGGAGAGAAAATGAAAAAGATTTAGAAATGGGACCTTTTAAATATAAGGATTGTTCAGCACCTTTAAAAGAAAGTGTAGCACTTCCTTCAGCTAAATACTTTAATAATATAGACCCTCAACCTAATGCAGTTATAACAACAGAAATAGCATCAGGAAGATTTGAAGATGATATAAGAAGAATGAGAATGGCAGCACATCATGGAGCAGACCATTTAATGGTTATAAGAACGGCTGGTCAATCTCACTTTGATGGATTAATAGAAGGAACACCACAGGGAATAGGAGGAGTTCCTATAACAAGAAAGCAAGTTAGAGCACAAAGAAAAGCTCTTGATTTTATAGAAGAAGAAGTTGGAAGACCAATAAACTATCATTCTTATGTAAGTGGAGTTGCAGGACCTGAGGTTGCTGTAATGTTTGCAGAAGAAGGAATAAACGGAGCTCATCAAGACCCACAATACAACGTATTATATAGAAATATAAATATGATAAGATCATTTGTTGATGCTTGTGAAGCAAAAAATATAATGGCTTTTGCTAATATGGCTCAAATAGATGGAGCACACAATGCAAATGCAACAGCTAGAGAAGCTTGGAAGGTTATGCCTGAACTTATGGTTCAACATGCACTAAACTCAGTATTCTCAGAAAAAGTAGGAATTAATAAAGACAATATATGCCTATCAACAGTACCACCAACAGCACCTCCAGCACCATGTTTAACACTAGACCTACCTTATGCAGTAGCTTTAAGAGAGTTATTTAGTGACTATAAAATGAGAGCACAAATGAATACTAAATATATGGATTCATCAACTAGAGAAGCAACAGTAACTCATGTACTTAACTTATTGACTTCAGTTTTAACAAGAGCTGATATACAATCTACTATAACTCCAGACGAAGGAAGAAACGTTCCTTGGCATATGTACAACATAGAAGCTTGTGATACTGCAAAACAAGCACTTGTTGGTATGGATGGACTTATGGATATGATAGAACTTAAAAAAACAGGTCCACTTAGAGATAAAGCAAGAGAGTTAAAAGAAAGAGCAGTATTATATATGGAAGAAATATTAGAAGAAGGTGGATATTTCGAAGCTGTTGAAAAAGGATTCTTTGTTGATTCTGGTAACTACCCAGAAAGAAATGGAGACGGAATAAGTAGAAAGATAAGAGAAGGAGTAGGAGCAGGAAGTGTATATGAAAGAGATGAAGATTATCTAGCTCCAGTTACAGCTCACTTTGGATACAATAATGTAGCTCAATATGATGAAACTTTAGTAGATAATCCTTCTAAGTTGATAGATGGATGTACTTTTGAAGAACCAGATAAAATAATATATATAGATGAACTAGATGATATGGATAATGTAAACGTAAGACTTAAAGAGGTAGAAGAATTTAGAAATTCTACTAATATAAAGCCAGAAATGGAATGGTGTGCAGATGGTACAGTAATGCTTACTATGATGCTACCAACAGATAAGAGAACTGCTGAATTTGCAGCTATAGAATTTGCTAAGAAAATGAATCTAGAAGAAGTAGAAGTTATCCACAGAGAAGTTATGCATAGTGCAGAAGGAACTAGAATAGAGTTGAAAGGTAAAGTTCCATTTAGCATAGATATAGCTAAACTTGATATACCAGAAGAGCAAAAGGTAATGACAGATGATGAAATAAGAGAAGATATAGAAAAAATGCCTATGAAAATCGTTTGTGCAACAATAGGAGAAGATGAACACTCTGTTGGACTTAGAGAAGTTATAGACATAAAACATGGTGGTATAGAAAAATATGGTATAGAATGCCACTACTTAGGAACATCAGTGCCAGTTGAAAAATTAGTAAATGCAGCAATAGAGTTAAATGCAGATGCTATACTTGCATCAACTATAATAAGTCATGATGATATACACTACAAAAATATGAAAAAATTACATGAATATTGTGTAGAAAAGGGAATAAGAGATAAGGTAATGGTAGCAGCAGGAGGAACTCAAGTAACGCCTGATATAGCAGTTGAAAATGGAATGGATGCTGGATTTGGAAGAAGTGATAGAGGGGTTAACGTAGCTACGTTCTTAGTTGAAAAAAGAAGAGAAAAATTAGCACTAGAAGGAAATAATTAAACATGAAAGTAGACGTATTAGTTGCTGAAATAGGCTCTACAACAACTGTTGTAAATGCCTTTTTCGGCATACATACAGACAGTCCAAAATTTATTGGTCAAGGTCAAGCACCAACAACTGTATTTGAAGGTGGAGATGTAAGAAATGGACTAAATGGAGCAATAGATGATTTAGCTAAGAAGTTAGGAGTAGACAGTATAGAATATAATGACTTTTTTGCTACATCTAGTGCAGCAGGCGGTCTTAAAATGACTGTTCATGGACTTGTATATGATATGACGGCTAAAGCTGCTAAAGAAGCAGCACTTGGAGCGGGAGCTGTTATACATAAAGTAACAGCGGGAAAACTAAGAAGAACAGATTTAAAAGAAATAAAAGAGATAAGTCCTAATATAATACTTATAGCTGGTGGGGTAGACTATGGAGAGCGAGATACTGCAATTTATAATGCAGAATTAATAGCAGGACTTAATCTAGGAATACCTGTTATATATGCTGGAAATATTGAAAATATAGAAGAAATAAAATTAATATTTGAAGATACAAACTATAAGCTATATATAGTTGACAACGTATATCCTAAAATTGATTATCTAAATATAGAACCAACTAGATGCGTCATACAAAATGTATTTGAAGAACATATAACTAATGCGCCGGGTATGGAACATATAAAAGAATTAGTCAATTCTCACATAACACCAACACCAGGGGCTGTTATGGAGGCATCAAAGCTACTTAGAAAAAATATAGGAGATTTGATGGTTATAGATGTAGGAGGGGCAACTACTGATATACATTCTGTAACAGAAGGAAATGATGGAATAAGTAGAATACTTGTAAATCCAGAACCAATAGCTAAAAGAAGTGTTGAAGGTGACTTAGGAGTTTACGTTAATATGAGAAATATAGTAAATACCATAGGAAAAGAAAATCTACAGGAAGAATTAAGTGATATAAACTTAGATGAAGTTATAGAAAATTATTTACCAATACCGAAAACTAAAGAACAAATAATTTTAGTAGAAAGACTTACTAAAGAAGCAGCTCTTCGTGCCACTAAAAGACATTCAGGAATTATAAGGAGTATATATTCTACTAGTGGTAAAAGTAGGATAGCTGAAGGTAAGGACTTAACAGAAGTTAGATATATTGTAGGAACTGGTGGTGCTTTAACTAGGCTTCCTAACAGAGTTGAAATAATGAAAGAAATACCTAAAAACAACAAAAATAAGGACTTATTGTTTCCAAAAGAAACTGTAAAGGTATTAGTAGATAATGACTATATAATGGCATCTCTTGGAGTATTATCTAAAAAATACGAAGATGCAGCTCTTAAGCTTATGTTAAAGAGTTTAAATTTTAAGGAGGAAACTTTGTGTATCCAAGATTAGAAATAAATATAACTAAACTTAAACACAATGTATGTAGGCTTAAAAGTATATTAAATGAAGAGAACTTAAAAATGGCTATAGTAACAAAAGCATATTGTGCAATTCCTGAAGTCGTAGAAGAAATAAGTAACGAATATGTAGATTATATAGCTGACTCAAGAATTAAAAATTTAAAGAAACTTCAAAGTCTAAAACTTCCTAAAATATTACTTAGAATACCAATGATAAGTGAATCAAAAGAAGTTGTTAAATACTCAGATATAAGTTTTAATTCTGAAATAGAAACTATATATAGATTAAATGAAGAAGCTAAAAACATTAATAAAGTTCATAATATAGTTTTAATGGTCGATTTAGGGGATTTAAGAGAAGGATATTTTAATGAAGAAGAGCTATGTAATGTAGTAGATAACGTATTAAACCTAAAAAATATAAAACTTATAGGGATAGGCACTAATTTAACTTGCTATGGAGCTATACTTCCATCACAGGAAAATTTAGGAGGGTTAGTAAAAATAGCTAAAAATATAGAAGATAAACATAATATAAAATTAGAATTTATATCTGGTGGAAATTCAAGTTCTATATATTTACTTCAAGAAGGAAAATTGCCAAAAGGTATAACAAATCTAAGACTAGGAGAAGCCATACTTCTTGGAAAAGAAACTGCATATGGAAACTTCATAGAAGAAACATATCATGATAGTTTTAAATTATATTGTGAAATTATAGAAATAAAAGATAAACCGTCAATGCCAATAGGAGAAATAGGTAAAGATGCCTTTGGAAAAGTGCCTCATTATGAGGATAAGGGTATAATGAAAAGAGCAATAGTTGGCATAGGAAAGCAAGATATAGATATTGAATCAATATTTCCAACTGATGAAAATATACAGATAATAGGTGCAAGTTCTGACCATATGATACTAGATATAACAAATAGTGAAAGTATATATAATATAGGAGATATACTAGGGTTTGTAGTTACTAGCTATGGTGGAATATTAACAGCTTGCACAAGTAATTATGTAGAAAAAAAAGTAATATATAACTTAAGTACTCAAATACAACTTGTATAGGTAAAAAGCTATCTTTAAAGATAGCTTTTTTTATAATATTTTATATAAAAATGGCTTTTAAGTTTATAGAATAAGTATATTTATGATTTTAAAAAAATTTAATTATAACGTGAAAAGTGATATAATACTACATGAAGTATGTTTAGGAATCAAACTAAAATGGAGGTAAATATGAAAAATTCCATTAAAATTTTTAAAACAGATATGAAGAATCTAATTAAAAATCCTATAGCTCTAATAATAGTGATAGGATTATGCTTCATACCATCGTTATATGCATGGGTAAATATAAAAGCTTGTTGGAACCCTTATGAAAATACTAGTACAGTTCCAATTGCTATAGTAAATAATGATAAGGGAACGACTCTAGATGGCAAAAAATTAAATGTTGGAGACGATGTCATAAGTGAACTTAAGAAAAATAAGGACATTGGATGGAAATTCGTTGACTCTAAAAAGGGTAATATGGGTGTATTAGATGGAAGCTATTATGCAATGATAGAAATACCTAGCGATTTTTCAAAGGACTTAACTAGTGTTACAAGTGGAAAACCTATAAAGCCAACTATTATTTATAAAGTAAACACTAAATCAAATCCAGTAGCAGGTAAAATAACAGAGGTTGCTGA
Encoded here:
- a CDS encoding GlmL-related ornithine degradation protein, whose amino-acid sequence is MKVDVLVAEIGSTTTVVNAFFGIHTDSPKFIGQGQAPTTVFEGGDVRNGLNGAIDDLAKKLGVDSIEYNDFFATSSAAGGLKMTVHGLVYDMTAKAAKEAALGAGAVIHKVTAGKLRRTDLKEIKEISPNIILIAGGVDYGERDTAIYNAELIAGLNLGIPVIYAGNIENIEEIKLIFEDTNYKLYIVDNVYPKIDYLNIEPTRCVIQNVFEEHITNAPGMEHIKELVNSHITPTPGAVMEASKLLRKNIGDLMVIDVGGATTDIHSVTEGNDGISRILVNPEPIAKRSVEGDLGVYVNMRNIVNTIGKENLQEELSDINLDEVIENYLPIPKTKEQIILVERLTKEAALRATKRHSGIIRSIYSTSGKSRIAEGKDLTEVRYIVGTGGALTRLPNRVEIMKEIPKNNKNKDLLFPKETVKVLVDNDYIMASLGVLSKKYEDAALKLMLKSLNFKEETLCIQD
- the oraE gene encoding D-ornithine 4,5-aminomutase subunit OraE, which translates into the protein MLKENKKLDIEYILKDLENYRPKRRGWTWRENEKDLEMGPFKYKDCSAPLKESVALPSAKYFNNIDPQPNAVITTEIASGRFEDDIRRMRMAAHHGADHLMVIRTAGQSHFDGLIEGTPQGIGGVPITRKQVRAQRKALDFIEEEVGRPINYHSYVSGVAGPEVAVMFAEEGINGAHQDPQYNVLYRNINMIRSFVDACEAKNIMAFANMAQIDGAHNANATAREAWKVMPELMVQHALNSVFSEKVGINKDNICLSTVPPTAPPAPCLTLDLPYAVALRELFSDYKMRAQMNTKYMDSSTREATVTHVLNLLTSVLTRADIQSTITPDEGRNVPWHMYNIEACDTAKQALVGMDGLMDMIELKKTGPLRDKARELKERAVLYMEEILEEGGYFEAVEKGFFVDSGNYPERNGDGISRKIREGVGAGSVYERDEDYLAPVTAHFGYNNVAQYDETLVDNPSKLIDGCTFEEPDKIIYIDELDDMDNVNVRLKEVEEFRNSTNIKPEMEWCADGTVMLTMMLPTDKRTAEFAAIEFAKKMNLEEVEVIHREVMHSAEGTRIELKGKVPFSIDIAKLDIPEEQKVMTDDEIREDIEKMPMKIVCATIGEDEHSVGLREVIDIKHGGIEKYGIECHYLGTSVPVEKLVNAAIELNADAILASTIISHDDIHYKNMKKLHEYCVEKGIRDKVMVAAGGTQVTPDIAVENGMDAGFGRSDRGVNVATFLVEKRREKLALEGNN
- the orr gene encoding ornithine racemase Orr, with the protein product MYPRLEINITKLKHNVCRLKSILNEENLKMAIVTKAYCAIPEVVEEISNEYVDYIADSRIKNLKKLQSLKLPKILLRIPMISESKEVVKYSDISFNSEIETIYRLNEEAKNINKVHNIVLMVDLGDLREGYFNEEELCNVVDNVLNLKNIKLIGIGTNLTCYGAILPSQENLGGLVKIAKNIEDKHNIKLEFISGGNSSSIYLLQEGKLPKGITNLRLGEAILLGKETAYGNFIEETYHDSFKLYCEIIEIKDKPSMPIGEIGKDAFGKVPHYEDKGIMKRAIVGIGKQDIDIESIFPTDENIQIIGASSDHMILDITNSESIYNIGDILGFVVTSYGGILTACTSNYVEKKVIYNLSTQIQLV
- a CDS encoding ornithine aminomutase subunit alpha is translated as MKKRNDDFNERRAHLANLSDEELKNRFWSLASEIVEPMIELGRKNTTPSIERSVLLRMGFSSLEAKEIVNGVLENGLIGKGAGHVVYKFSKEKNISVREAGLMLIENKYWDEAVSLFAKEGAQC